Genomic DNA from Canis aureus isolate CA01 chromosome 4, VMU_Caureus_v.1.0, whole genome shotgun sequence:
TGTTCCCTTTGAACCTGTCCTTGCAAATAGTGTGACCTGGGCCCGTGTCCAGGGCCCCCAGTGCTTACGAGGAACAGGTGGGAGGAACACGGAGGCCTGGTCCCTGACGACAGCCCCAcggccccggggcagggggaggccagGCTGTGGGCCCTTCCGCCTCTCCCTTCACAGAGGAAGCAATCGGCGGGAAGCTGAGCGGCGTTTCCTTCCTTTCACACCGGCCCCTCGGCCCCTGGAGGCGCTGACAACCGGGTGGGCCTGCTGGGCGCGCTTCCCCGGGAGCGGCCGTCCTGGTCGGCGCCCTCCTGGCACCCCGTCCCACGAGGGCTGGGGGGCCGGAGCCCCGTCGGAGGAGGCAGGGCTGCGGGGACTGGGCTTGGTGGCCTGAGAGCAGACCTGAGTCACCTGTGTCCCCAGCCCACCGGCCACCTGCCCCCGTCTCCAACCCATCCCACCCCCCACGCCCACCCTGCACTGAGCTGGTGCGACCGTGAGCGGGCCCCCCCCGACGGCACTGGGGGGGGTAGGTCGCGCCGCTCACCCCAGATCCATATGAACGCCGGGAGCCATGGGGGTGGCTCTGCGTGCCCTCGGCTGTGTGACCGGGGCGGCTGCTGAGCCTCGGGCTCCTCCACCACGCGGGCTGTTGGGAGCATCGCCAACATTGGGAAGGGGACAGCTGAGATGGGCCCGGGAAGGGACCCCCGGCTCCAGCCCTGGGCCCAGACTGGGGGTCCGGTTCTGACGCCACCGCCCGTGTCCAGCGGGGCCCCGGAGGGGTGCTCCCTGGCTGCCGTGGGCCCCCTGGGCTCCGACCGGAGCGGGGCGCCCTGCGTGCTGGCCACCTACCCTAGGGCCAGCCTGAGGACCCGCACCGGGCCCCCTCAGGCGAAAGTCCAGGCCCAGGGGCATCCGTCTTCTCTGACTTGGGCCAGGTCAGCCTCATGTAGGCTCCACTGTCAGTTCACCTGCTCCCAAACTGCAGCCACTGCCGGGCCAGCTGGAAACTTCCGGAAGGACTGCCCCTATCGCCCCTCTCATGCTAAGGGGTCGATGGCAAGAAATGCTCCTGCCGAGTCCCGGGTCTCCCGCCTGCCACGGGCCAGGCCGGGAGCGTCCTGTGGCGCCGGGtccgggctggggggggggtggggggctcccgaGGGAGCCTGGCACGTGGTCCCATTAAGCCTCACCGGCGGCCCAGCAGGTGAGGAAATGGGGGATGCCGTGGATGGGCAACCGGGTTCCCAGGAGACCCTGTCCGGCGGGACTGGGACTCGGCTCCCGCACGTGACCGCCCAGAGGTCAGGTGGCCCTTACCGTCTGCCGGGGTCCCCGCTGGGGTCCTCAGCCTCTGCAGTCCAGGCCCCAGGGGGCCGAGGGCTGAGCGGATCCGAGCCCCCGCTCCCTGCGGCCTGCGCCGAGGCCCCCAGCAGCCCCAAGCCCAGGGGCCCCCCGAGGCCGAGCAGCAGCGTCAGGATCAtccgggcggcggcggctgcacCAACTGCTGCTGACCGTGACGTCGTCTTCGACTTaagtctcagaaggaaaagaaagcagagagacaACAAAGAGAGGAAGTGGCCTGGGCCGGCCCACCGGGCGAGCCCTGtccggcccccccccgccccccacggcaGCCAACTACCCAGGCTGGTTCCGTGCCTCGACAGGACTCAGGTCAGGGACACGGGAGGTGTGGGGCGCAGGAGGCGGCTGCAGCACGTGCGTCCCCGGGAGCCAGGAGAGGAGCACGGGGCGGAGCGGGGCCACGGGAAGGGGGTCAGTGGCCGGGAGCCTGCTGCCCGTCCCCGCTGGTGGCCGGGACACGGGGGGCACCTCAGGCCTACTCCGCGCCCTTTGCCCCAGGCTGTGGGAGCCAGCAGGTGGTGGAGACAGACAGGGATGGGGTGTCCGGGGTGGGCGTCAGGGGTGGCACTGGGGGCCGGAGGCCGGGCCACGGGGAGCCCTCCTTGCACCCTCTGCTGGATCCTGGGGGGTAGGTGACCGCGGCACTGGTGACTCACCGAGCAGCCCAGGCTGGTCCTGCGGGAGGTTGGCCAGTGTTGCCTGACCGGCCCGAGGACCCTGACCCCCGCCCTACCTGGGACGCTGGTAGCAAagccacctcccctctgagcACCTCTGTCCCTGGGGGGCAGACACTAGCCCCGGGCCTGCCAGCTCCaggcaggggggtgggtgggggatgcaTAAGGGCCGGTGAGGGACGAGCCgcccagcccccccgccccctccccccctgctcccagcagccccgccgccgccgccgcatcATCAATATTTCACGGGCGTCAATAAGAGGCGGTGGCGGGGAGGCGGCTGCAGCAGTGCTGGCACCAGCTCCGGCCACCGCTCCCCGCGACACTcagcctcctgccctgcccacaCCATGGACGTCTTCAAGAAAGGCTTCTCCATAGCCAAGGAGGGCGTGGTGGGCGCTGTGGAGAAGACCAAGCAGGGGGTGACGGAGGCGGCTGAGAAGACCAAGGAGGGGGTCCTGTATGTGGGTGAGTGCGGCAGAGGCAGGGCgtggcagggcagccctggggctcagcctcagcccccagccccagggaggcATGGGGGGGACCCGGCTGTTGGAGCagggtgccaggccctggagcccCCGTCCCCTGTACCCCAGCCCTAGTGTCCCCCGTCTctgctctgcccctctgccccccagggTCCCTGGGGCAGGACAGCGAGAGGGCAGGCAGCCCGCAGACACGCCtgtctgtgcacacacacgtgcaagGGGGCACGGATGCAACCCAGGTCCCTGCCCCAGCACCCCTTTCAGGCTCCATGAGAAGCCTCTGGGCCGAGCCGGCAGGTGCTCAGCACCCAGGGACCCACcctgtgggggggcagggggaggagcccgagccccggggtcctgggcagCCACCCACCCACTCGGAAGCTGGTGACTCAGCTCTGTCCTGCGCCACTTCCTGGCAAGCTTGGCCTCTGGCAGCCCCCTGCCCGTCGCCCCTGCCCGGCGGCCACTTCCCATCCATCCCCTTCCTCCAGATGCGGCAGGAAGCAGCCTTTGAAGGGACTGCCGCTGACCCCACAGCTTGCCCAGCTGTTCTGTTTGCCCTGACGCCCCCGTTTCCTCCCCAGGAGCCAAGACCAAGGAGAATGTGGTGCAGAGCGTAACCTCAGGTGAGGAGCCTGGGACAGGGGCCGCAGGGCCAGGACCTCCAGGGGCCCCGGCTGGTCCTGAAGCCCCCAGCCCAGGGTCCTTACCCGCAGCTGGGACCCAGAGCCCTGCAGGgcctcctgctgccccagggctTCTCTGGGGTCACGGGGGTGGCCCAGGGCCTCCAGTTCTGAGCACTTGGCCGGCCAGGCCCCAGCTGGGGGAAGGGCGGGGCGCAGGAGGACAGGGCCCAGCCATAGCCACGTCCCCTTGCAGTGGCCGAGAAGACCAAGGAGCAGGCCAACGCTGTGAGTGAGGCCCTGGTCACCAGCGTCAACACGGTGGCAGTCAAGACAGTGGAGGAAGCGGAGAACATCGCCATCACCTCCGGCGTGGTGCGAAAGGTGGGTCCCCGCCCCAGCTGGCCCCTCCCGGGAGGCTCAGGAgcagccccacagcccccccccacctccagggaaGCGCGGGTGGGGGCACCGCGGGACCTCCAGGCCCCTGGGTGTGGCTGCTGCAAAGTGAGGCTCCTCCCACGTGCTCCTGGCCTCTGCGATGGGGTGATGGGGCGCAGCTCACCAGGGCGAGCAGGGTCCCCCGGCCTCCTGGGCGGCACTTCCCCGGCCACCGGGCTGCAGGGGGTAGGGGGGGAGCGCCCCCTCGGGACCCCGCCCTGCACCTCCTTGCCCACGGGTGCGGGTGCAAGTGCAGGTGCGGGTGCAGGTGCCGGGGCACTGCGGGGGTggtgcagggcagcctggggtgggTGGCCAGCTGGCCAAGCAGGCTCAGCTTGGAGCACTTCACACTTATTAACTCGTTTAATCCAAAAAAATCCCCGGGGACAGGGCGTGGCTGTGAGGTGGGGTGGCGAGGGCCTGGCTGCGGGGCGGGGAGCTCCGGTGACCGAGCATTGGGGACCCAGGCTTCGGGGGAGTGCGGGGCCCTGGGCGCCCACCCTCAGGACCAGCCCAGGGCCCCATGTCCTCTGAGCGGCCCGCCCCTCGCACCCTGGTGACCCCCGTGGCCCCGGTGACCCTGTGCCTACATGGGGGGTGGGAGCTCCAGGCAGGGGGGCGCCCCAGGAAACTTCCTCCTGGATGGCCCTGAGCACCCAGCAGGCTGGTGACTATCGGACCATCATCTGTGCCTCTGGGCACCACCCGAAGGTACTCCAGGACCCAGGCCTGTCCGACCCCCAACCCCCAGCTAGGGAGGCCCTGGGGTGTGGCGAGGGCCTGGAACGAGGGCTGGTGAGTACTGGGGGGCGCCCCGAGGGAGACATTCCCTGGTGACACCTAAAAACCAGTCGGATGCCCACCCAGTGAGCCTCGGGGGTGCAGCACCGCCTGACAGCTCTCCACCGGCCGGCCTCAGGTGCCACAGGGCAGCGGGACAAGGCAGGTGGCCGCCACCCTTTGCCCAAAGGCCTGCCCCACGGCTGGCACAGTCTGGTGTCCTTTAAAGCCCCTCGGGGGCTAAGACTGGGATCCAGGCTGATTACCCCGGCTGGCGCTGCGTGCAGCTGTGCCCCACCGCCCCCCGGGGCAGCCCACCTTAGGTGAGTATGCGGCTGGGGCAAGGGAGCAGGACGCAGGCAGTGGGAGGACTGGGTAACCCCTGctggccccccgcggccccgctgagcccagagcccatctaggaggcagggagagagaagggtgCTGTCGGGCTAGGGATGCGCCTGGAGCAAGCCAAACCTGATCCCTGCAGGCCCCATCGTCTGGGCTCCAAGGCCTTGATCCGGGtgctcagcctccctggcccCATGAACAGAGATGACATACCCCTCCTCCGAGGGTCACTTAGGGGGCAGTCGGACAAGGGTGTACGATCCTGTGACTCAGCGATGCTGAGGGTGGGGCCAGGCAGGCTGAGCTAGGGTTTCAGGGCTATGCCCACCCACCACACCCCACTGCaccgcaccccaccccaccgcacCCACTCCACAGGACCGTGCGCTGCCCAGGAGCCTGCGGGGAGCGAAGCTGGGCTGCAGGGCACTTGGCGCCCCTGCGGTGGCCCCCCAGGAGGCGCTGTCGCTCCCGGGGTCAGACGGGCCTCATACTCCGTCACCTCCCGCCCTCTACCAGCCGCGGCGTTCGAGCCCTGGTTGTGGCCGGCCTCCGCACAGCCCACATGCTCCCCTTTGCCCCCCGCAGGAGGACCTAGAACAACCTGCGGCCCCCCAGGAGGACAAGGCAGCCAGAGTGCAAGAGGAAGTGGCTGAGGAGGCAAGTGCTGGGCTCCCAGAGGGCCCTGGGCCTGCTTCCCCGCCGGGCCCCAGAGCGCTCGGGGCAGCCGCATGAGGTCCCCCCAGGAATGACCCCCGGCCCCGTCCACGCGGGGTGGCCACGTCGGGCTGTGTGTGAGGGTCACTGTCTCCCCCCAGGCCAAGAGTGGAGGAGACTAAGGCACGCAAGTCAGCCGCGGAGGCCCCAGGGAGCAGCCCTCCGCCTCGGGCCACCCTCCCTCAGAGCGCCCAGCCCTGGAGCGAGACCTGGGTGCCCGTGTCCCTGCGCCCACACCCAGCGCCCCACAGGCCTGTCCGCCCAAGCTGCCTCTGACACCttcccctccgccccctccctccctcgaGGCCTCCGACCTCCGGCCCCTATGACCCCACAGATGCTGCTGTGAATTCAAATAAATTCCAACTAGAACTCAAGCCCTCCACGCCGGCCTCCCGGGCCTGGGCCCCCTCGGTGCGGCCGCACCCGGATCGGGAGCTGGGCAGCCTGCCGGGGCTCTGGGAAGCAGGCCTGGGGCCAGGTGCCCCGTGGGCAGACCCTGGGCATTTCGGGAACCTCCTGAGAATAGGCACCCTAGAGGCAACGGGGAGCCCACACAGTTGTGTTTTTACGTGGAGGGAGTGGCCCCCTGTGGCTCCCGCAGACAGCCCGGCGCTGTGCCCCGAGCCCACGGTAACCAGAGCCGCGCCGCTAGGCCCGTGGCAAGGCCTCTGAGCGCTCCTGGCACACGCCTGACCCCATGGCTCCTCCTGCCGGGCCCCAGCCAGCCTGGGCTGGGCTTCCTCGTCCGTCACCAGAAGTCGTGTCCAGGATCATTAGAAGAGAGGACCTCTGAGACGCAGGAACACAAGCCTCCACCTTGAAAGTAGTAAAAATGAGCCCCTCCCAGGTCTGAGCACTTCACCTAATTTAATCCTCAGGACAAACTGTTGGTATGACCCCAATTTCCCCAAGAATGAACTGAGGAACggaggaacagagaggttaaataacttgtttgAGACCACAGAGCAAGGCAGCCTGGGCCTGGGCAGACGCCAAGGTTGCCTGCTTCCAGAGCCGCCCAGTTAACTCCCATGCTCTGCTACAGCCACCCTGACGGTGTGGACTGGCGTGCTTATGGCAGATGCCACCCCTGCCAGGGTTTCAAAACAACCTGGGGACCAGGCTGGCAGGTGCCCTATATGAAGTGCTATGGGCATTGTGCCCGGGGTCCTGTTCAGAGGCAGCCGAGGGGCTCCTTCCCCTTTGGCACCCAGTCGCTCTGGGCTCATCTAGGCGACTTGCCCCAAGCCTCCAGCCAGAGCTGAGTCCACGCCTGCATTCAGCCACTAGGGAGACCACCCCTTTGACATCCTGCCTCAGTGGTGGCAAGCAGGGGTCAAGGCCAGCCCTGGTGACTGGAAGCCAGGCAAGCACAGCTGAGCAGGGTTGTCTCCCAGCCTGCTGGCCACGGGCATCCGTGGCTGAGGAGGCAGAAAGGAGCAGAGGGCTGCTGTCCCCCCAGGCCCCCAAATCCCACCGTGGGAGGAGTGAAGGGTCTGGAAGAGCTTCAGGGCAGTCGGGGTGGGTACTGCTCCTAggtgagcacacaagcaggccCGTGCATGCCTGGGAGCGTCCACCTGGGGCCTGGGCGTGCCTGAGAGTTCTTTGGACTgtaagaagaagagaggaggggcaagaccaAGAAGGTGactggcgggggggtgggggggacacctAGACCCAGCCCCTGTGGACAGTGCACCACTAGGCTCCCAGGGCCATCTGCTTCTGCTGAAGGAACCTAGAAGGGTGCCTGGTGCTTAACTCCTCCCCTGCACACCTACTCAGGGCCCGTTCCTGGGCTCAAATGCCAACCATCTATGTGTGCCCCGTCCTGGAAGCCTGTAACCCACCCCATGGCACCTGCAGTGCTCTTAGCCTTTAAAACCCCGTGGGTGTggggcctgggtgcctcagtggttgagccatgGGTTGGCTTCCACCataggcatggagcctatgttaagaaaaaaaaaaaaaaaaggacccctACTATGTGCTGTGGGCTCCTGTGGCTGTGCCCGACTTTCCTTGAGGAACACCTGGTCCCCCCGTACCCCTCTTCTTACATGAGGAGCCCGGGGTGAATGGCCCAGTGGAAGGACCCCGCCCCCCCACCGCCGAGTGTGGGGCATCCTCCAGCCCCTTTAACCCTCCCAGTAGCACTTTGGGGAGACTGTCTCCTCTGTCTGCCCATCAAGGATGGGGTACACTGAGGCTGGGAGAGAGGGACTTGCCGTGGGGGGTATGTGAACCCAAGTAGTGTGACTACGGTGCCTACCGCCTGAGCCGCTGGGCCGGCCCTATTccggccccctcctcccccgcgtTAGAGCCCGCGGGAGCGGACCGTAGGCGGGGCCTGCAGacggggcgggggttggggggggtggggagcgtcGGGGAGCGAGCTCCGCAGGGCTCTGCGGCTTCCGCACAGGTGGTCACCGCTTCTGCAGCGCGCCCGGGGGAGGGGACCTCAGGTACCCGAGGCTCGTCCCGCCCAGCTCGCAGGCCCCTGGGGACCCGCGATGGAGACCCCGGCCAGGGCTCCGGGCGCCGCCGggacctgccccctccccgccctgcctgCTGCGGCGGGTCTGCGGGGGTGTCTGCGGGGGGAGGTCTGCGGGCgggccgggtggggggtgggtcTGCGGGCGGCGCTGCGGGGTCCCCGCGGGCAGTGCGCATCGCCGCTGGGCCGCTGCCGGGCTTTGGGTCCACACCCAGCGACCGGATTCCAGGCCCCGCCTTGGGACGTTGGGTGGGGCCGCGCTCgcccccgtgcctcagtttctccctacACACCAGCACCGCCCACTTCCCGAGGTTGCCTGGAGCCGGGGCCGCGCTCAGCAGCCGCTCCTGCGGGATCCCAGCCTCGAGGCTGCGGCCACCGCATCCTGGGGGTCAGGCCGCGGGCGCCCCGCTACTCCAGCCCCTCtctgcacccccgccccacccctgcacccctcgGCCCCTCCAGACCCGGTGGGGCCGCCGCCCGGGCCGGATGCGCAGGgaggggagggttgggggggggctGGAGCGCGGCCCAGTCCTCCGGGGCGGGTCTGCTGGGAACCGCCCCGTACCCccgctcccccctgcccccccactcccccccaccgCGCGGGGCGGGCCCTCGGGCACCTTATAAAGCGGCGCTGCGCGGGGCCCAGGGCGACCGGCTCCAGCACCCAGCGCCCTCCCGGAGCGGAGCCCTGGCCATGGCCGGCAAGGGCCTGCAGGACCTGAAGCAGCACGTGCAGGGGGCGGCCCAGGAGGCGGGTGAGGACGCCCGGCTGCGGGCCCAAGGCGGTTGGGGGGGGCCCTGCCCAGGGGCCCGGGCTGGACAGGGTGCCTTCCGTGGGGAAACAGGGTACCCCAGGAGTTCCGCGGACGGGCATCGCTGGGAGCCGGGGCGGAGGCTGCACGGGGCACCGGCCCACCCCATCCGGAGCGGCCCCCGGTTCCTAGGGGAGGGCGAAGGCCCGGGGGGAGCGCCCGGCACCCCAGAACCATCTCTGCCCCCGACTCTGCGAGGCGCACTGGACCCGATGGAGTGGTGGCAGCGGCCCAACCCCGGCCTTGTCCTGTCCCCCACCCGTTTCCTTCCATGTCCTCACCCCGAGGGCCTTCCTCCCCTCGCCCCAGAGGGTAGGTCCCCAGCCTTGTTTCTCCACCTCCAGCTCTTTCCTCCTCAGGCCTGAGGTTCCGTGGctgcaggggggctggggggggcggcgGGCTGGGGGTAGGGAAGGTGAggagcccgcccccccccagctgctcctccaGTCCCAGGTCAGCCTCCCTCTGGACTCCAGTTCCCAGTGTGTCCGGCCCATGTCCCAGTCAACAGATGACACCCAAACTAACTCCCTCCTTCACCAGGGCCCCAGTTGCTGAGGGGCCCCCTCAGCACTGAGGGAACCCCACAGTCGCTCCCCTGGAACCAAAGTGCTACCAGGAAGCCAGTGTACAAGGCCCTTCCTTCCCGGCCTCACCTTCCCCATCTGTGGCCCAGACTGGTTCTGTCACATAGGCCAGGTGGGGAGGCTTTGGGAGCCAGACCCAGGGCCTGCCTGacgcgcccccaccccccaccccccggcccagAGTCTGAGTAAAGCAGGTTCTTTCCTGTTCAGCAAAAAGGATGAGTCAGAGCTCTGGAGGCCTGAGCCACTTGTCTGCTCACCCAGCAGGTGGGACCCACTTGAGCCCCTGGAAACCCTGTTCACCACAGGCAGGAACTCGGGTCCAGAGGATATGGCCTGACCTTGGAAGCGTCACCTCTTCTCCGGATTTCATCTCCTAATGCCTCCAGTTGCCTGCCCACCGAGGCACTAGCATCATTGCTTGTGTGCCCTCTGGGGCAAGGCACGGAGACAGGGGGAGAGGGCCTCGCAGAAGTCGAGTCCCCAAGCACGAAAGGTGGCAACTGAGGCATCTGCATTAGGCTTCTGGGGAGAAACTGTGGAAAAGGGGACAGGGTCCTTCCTGTGCCATGCCCAGGAGCAGCGCCAGCCCAGATTCCAGCTCCAGCCTCCCTTGGGATACTTTTCTCTGCAATCCTGGATTTGGGAAGagaagcagggcagaggggaggagcccAGAGTTATAAATAACCACCAACACCCCAGAGGCAATGGAAAGGGTGCCTGTGCCTCAAGGGCTGGATAGCCTTAGTCAAAGGACTTTACTTCGATGGCATCGGACCCTTGGGCCTGTAGGACAGGCTACTCTAGAGAAAGAACAGAtgtgggggagcaggggtggggcccTGTGGTCAGCATTGTGGCGACAGGGTCTAAAGGCCTCATCTCTCTGTTCCAGTGACTGCGGCAGGAGCGTCGGCCCAGCAAGTGGTGGATCAGGCCACAGAAGCAGGACAGAAAGGTCTGGCGGGCTGGTGGGCAGGAGGGTGGGCGCCCCAGCACAATCCCCACCCTGTGCAGCCCTCGCCCGGACACCCCTCTGCCCTGAAGGCCCTCTGCCCACACTGCTTCCTGGGGATGGTGACCCAAGCCAGCCCAACCCTCCAGGGCTCTGGTTCCCGGGGCCTGGCTCTCAtctgctttctcctttccttccccagcCATGGACCAGGTGGCCAAGTCCACCCAGGAAACCATCGACAAGACTGCTAACCAGGCCTCTGAGACTTTCTCAGGTTTTGGGAAAAAATTAGGCTTCAAGTAATGCCAGAGGGAGACATGGATGACTGGCCTCCAGGCCCTGAGCTGCGGCGAGCCTTTGGCCTGCTGCCCTATTAAAGCCCTGGTTCCTACCTCGTGTCCGCTTCATGCCTCTCCACAAGCTGGGCCCAGCCCTCTGTGCCTAGAGCTGAGCCCCCGTATCCAGAAACCCCGCCCGGACAGCCAGAACTCAGGCCGACAGTGTCCAAGGGTCTTTGCCCAAGGTCTCAACTGCAAATACAGAGGTACGCGTGCCTCCCGCTGCCATCTGGGGCCACCCTGTCCCCCATTCCCCAACGGCTCCCCCCACTCCGGGAACCCCACCCTCCTAGGAGGGGACACCAGGGCCCCTCGGGCTCGAAGGGCTCAGctcaggggggaggggggcgagggGCTGCAAGGGCAGGGGCTTCGGGAACTGCTCCCTGGACCTGGGCCTGGAGGCTGGGAGCACAGGCTGGCAGGACCTCGGGTCGCGGGGCCCTGGAGACGACGCGGAGTCGCAGGAGCAGGACTTCAGCACCCCCACTCCCCCCGCGGGGTGTTTACGCACCGACCCCACCCGGCGGTGAGTCACCGCCAGGCCGGGAGGCTGAGCGCGCCCGAGCAGCCGCGccccagtggggggggggggggggggggggaacaggcTGAGGGAGCCCCGCCCACGACACGCCCCGGGAGCCCGCTGGAGCCCCGCCCACCATacgcccggggccggggccccgCCCACAACCCCGTAGCCCCGCCCACCACACGCCCCGGGAGCCCGCTGGAGCCCCGCCCACCACaggccccggggccggggccccgCCCGCCGCACGCCCCACAGACCGCTGGAGCCCCGCCCACAAACCCGCCCACCACAGGCCTCGGGCCGGGGCCCCGCCCACAACCCGTAGCCCCGCCCACGACACGCCCCGGGAGCCCGCTGGAGCCCCGCCCACCACaggccccggggccggggccccgCCCGCCGCACGCCCCACAGACCGCTGGAGCCCCGCCCACAAACCCGCCCACCACAGGCCTCGGGCCGGGGCCCCGCCCACAACCCGTAGCCCCGCCCACCACACGCCCCGGGAGCCCGCTGGAGCCCCGCCCACCACaggccccggggccggggccccgCCCGCCGCACGCCCCACAGACCGCTGGAGCCCCGCCCACAAACCCGCCCACCACAGGCCTCGGGCCGGGGCCCCGCCCACAACCCGTAGCCCCGCCCACGACACGCCCCGGGAGCCCGCTGGAGCCCCGCCCACCACaggccccggggccggggccccgCCCGCCGCACGCCCCACAGACCGCTGGAGCCCCGCCCACAAACCCGCCCTCCACAGGGCTCGGTCCGGGGCCCCGCCCACAACCCCGTAGTCCCGCCCACCACACGCCCCGGGAGCCCGCTGGAGCCCCGCCCACAAACCCGCCCACCACAGGCCCCGGGGCCGGGCCCCGCCCATAACCCGTAGCCCCGCCCACCACACGCCCCGGGGAGGGGCCGCGGTCCCGACGGCAGGAGGGGTCCGCGGGGCGCGACCCTGGCCCAGCGCCCCTGCCTGGCGCCGCCAGGCCCTCCGTGGGTCCCGCAGCGCCCTGGGGCCTCGGGCCCGCAGGTTGGTTCCCCCGCAGCACCTGCCCACGCAGGCGACGCCGGCCCGGGACGCCCGCCTCCCTGGCTCGGGGCTGCCCGGTGGCCGCCCTCGGGCGCAGCCCTGCTCTACCGGCCCCCGTCCCTGCTCCCGGGACCCCAGGCGGTGGCGGGTCCCCATCGGCGAGTCAGCCTGCCCAGGTCTCCCCCAGGGCCAGCCCGGCCCCACCCCTGGGTCCCTGCTCCCCGCCTAGTGTGCTCCTGAGGCTGCTCCCCGCGGCCCACGGGGAGGCCGGGGGGTCTGCGAGGCTGGGGTCCTTCCAGCGCCTGCGGGAGCCCGCCCCCGGTGGTGCAGGGTCGGGAGAGGTCCTGGGGCCACGAGGGGGGCTGGGTGGCATCGCTCCGGCGGCGTCCCTCCCCTGGTGACCCAGATCCCTCCTGACCCAGGGCTCCGCGGAAACTGCCCCAGGGATGGGGGGGCCCAGCTGCGGCCAAGGAGACCGGGGAGCGCACCTGGGGACCAGGGGGCCTCAGGAAAGAGCTTTCCAtccaaaaaaaaaggagaatttctgTGGCTGGAGGTGATGCTTGCAACCTTGGCGGCCACTTGTAACCAGGGAGCAAGCCTGAGGACAAGCCAAGGTGCTGGGAGCGCAgagcaggaagggaaaggaagggaggccCGGGGCCCCAGTTCCTTCAGTCAGTCCCGGGGCGCATCCTTGCACCCACAAGAGGATGTGGTTCCCCCGTGTTCAGCCCTGAAGCTTCGTCtcgctccctgccccctgccccctgcctccctgccccctgccccctgggcctgggcctgaccctgctcctgccccccaggACTTGGCGCGTGCAGCTCCCTCCCCCCGGAGGACTGCTGCAGGGGAGAAGGCTGCGGCCACTGCACCTGCTGGGTCTTGATCAACCCTTCCATTAGCGATTCCCCCAAATAATTCCTGATTCTACAGATTCCAGTCCCTCATGGAGCCAAACAACATTACGTTGTGGGGGGTGcctggttgagcagctgccttgggcccagggcgtgaccccggggtcctgggatcgagtcctgtatcaggctccccgccaggagtctgcttctccctcgggctggggctctgcctctttctgtgtctctcaggaataaataaagttttcttgaaaaa
This window encodes:
- the SNCG gene encoding gamma-synuclein; the protein is MDVFKKGFSIAKEGVVGAVEKTKQGVTEAAEKTKEGVLYVGAKTKENVVQSVTSVAEKTKEQANAVSEALVTSVNTVAVKTVEEAENIAITSGVVRKEDLEQPAAPQEDKAARVQEEVAEEAKSGGD
- the ADIRF gene encoding adipogenesis regulatory factor — its product is MAGKGLQDLKQHVQGAAQEAVTAAGASAQQVVDQATEAGQKAMDQVAKSTQETIDKTANQASETFSGFGKKLGFK